In Mustela erminea isolate mMusErm1 chromosome 8, mMusErm1.Pri, whole genome shotgun sequence, a genomic segment contains:
- the LOC116597586 gene encoding LOW QUALITY PROTEIN: THUMP domain-containing protein 3-like (The sequence of the model RefSeq protein was modified relative to this genomic sequence to represent the inferred CDS: deleted 1 base in 1 codon), with protein MSDVQEATKQLLDVNLHENWRANQVTESGPRSESEHLQVTIGATVPTGFEQTAADEVREKLGSSCKISKDRGKIHFDISVESLAQVHCLRSVDNLFVVVKEFKDYQFKETKEEVLKDFEELAGTLPWSDPLKVWKINTSFKKKKTKRKKINQNSGREKIDNGQGDKTDEKEDKKGFTNNTLDSHILDYYENPAVKEEISTLVGDDLASSKDEKDEKEETHPKVLKFRVTCNRAGEKHCFSSNEAARDFGGAVQDYFKWKADMTNFDVEVLLNIHDNEIVVGIALTEESLHRRNTTHFGPTTLRSTLAHGMLRLCAPQPTDIIVDPMCGTGAIPIEGATEWSNCYHIAGDNPLAVNRAANNTSSLLTKSQIKEGKVSWSLPIDAVQWDICNLPLRTGSVDIIVTDMPFGKRMGSKKRNWNLYPVCLWEMSRVCKPGTGRAALLTQDKKCFTKALSRMGHLWQKVHTVWVNIGGLHAAVYLLKRTPQAFVHPSEQDGERTPW; from the exons ATGTCTGATGTTCAAGAAGCCACTAAGCAGCTCTTGGATGTGAACCTTCATGAGAACTGGAGGGCTAATCAAGTGACAGAAAGTGGTCCCAGAAGTGAGTCTGAGCACCTCCAAGTCACTATTGGAGCCACTGTACCTACTGGTTTTGAGCAAACAGCTGCAGATGAAGTGAGAGAGAAATTGGGGTCATCATGCAAAATCAGCAAAGACCGGGGCAAGATACATTTTGACATTTCAGTGGAAAGTCTGGCTCAGGTTCATTGTCTGAGATCAGTTGATAACTTATTTGTGGTTGTTAAGGAGTTTAAAGATTACCAgttcaaagaaacaaaggaagaagttctcaaggattttgaagaaCTGGCTGGGACGCTTCCGTGGTCAGACCCTTTAAAAGTATGGAAAATTAACAccagtttcaag aaaaaaaaaacaaagcgcAAAAAGATAAATCAGAATTCAGGTAGAGAAAAGATTGATAATGGACAAGGAGACAAAACAGatgagaaagaggataaaaaaggATTCACTAATAATACCTTAGATTCCCATATCTTAGACTATTATGAAAATCCAGCCGTCAAGGAAGAGATATCAACATTAGTAGGTGATGATTTGGCATCTTCCAAAGATGAGaaggatgaaaaagaagaaactcatCCTAAAGTGCTGAAGTTTAGAGTCACGTGCAACCGGGCAGGAGAGAAACACTGCTTTTCCTCAAATGAGGCTGCCAGAGATTTTGGGGGTGCTGTTCAAGATTATTTTAAGTGGAAGGCTGACATGACCAACTTTGATGTGGAGGTTCTTTTGAACATCCATGATAATGAAATTGTTGTGGGCATTGCATTGACAGAAGAGAGTCTCCACCGAAGAAATACCACACATTTTGGACCTACAACTCTTAGATCTACTCTTGCCCATGGGATGCTTAGGCTCTGTGCTCCTCAACCTACTGATATAATTGTGGATCCGATGTGTGGAACGGGAGCAATACCAATAGAGGGGGCTACTGAATGGTCTAACTGTTATCATATTGCTGGTGATAATCCGTTGGCTGTGAATAGAGCAGCAAATAACACCTCATCTTTATTGACCAAGAGCCAAATTAAAGAAGGCAAAGTGTCCTGGAGCTTGCCCATAGATGCTGTTCAGTGGGATATCTGCAATCTGCCATTGAGAACTGGCTCTGTGGACATTATTGTGACAGACATGCCATTTGGAAAAAGGATGGGCTCCAaaaagagaaactggaaccttTATCCAGTTTGCCTATGGGAGATGAGCCGTGTCTGTAAACCAGGGACAGGCCGAGCTGCACTACTTACTCAGGACAAGAAATGCTTTACCAAAGCATTATCTAGAATGGGACATCTTTGGCAGAAGGTACATACTGTCTGGGTGAACATAGGGGGTCTTCATGCAGCAGTTTATCTTCTGAAACGTACGCCTCAAGCTTTTGTTCATCCTTCAGAACAAGATGGGGAAAGAACTCCTTGGTGA